From Quercus lobata isolate SW786 chromosome 11, ValleyOak3.0 Primary Assembly, whole genome shotgun sequence:
ATAGGTGCCCACGGACACATAGACATACACatgcataaaatattaaaatttatttaacctCTAATAtcttacaattaaaattttatatctagataaatttattatttgcaagtaattatttatttttaattttaagttatttttattaatagatCATGTTTCATTCAaattaattaagtaataaaataaaaggaaatgcTCTTCAAATTAATATcttacaattaaaaatttatatctaGCTAGAGAAGCTCAAAGCTTTGTCAATGAAGTAATTTGGATTGAGGAGACTCATTGCTGTATTCAGCAAGCTCTTATCCAGAATGTATTTGGATCTTGAtgttgttttaataatatttcagtttgcttatcaaaaaaaaaaaaaaaaaaaaaaggagaaaattagTTGTGATACCTTTTATTCGAGAGATTGCTATCTTCTCGAGCAATTCCCAACTCCTTTCCTTACTTAGAGTTTGCAATTCATAAAGAAAACCTTTGGTGTCTACATGTAAAGACACTTGTTTATTACGAGAGGTAAGCAGAATTTTACTGCCAATATTCTTCAATGGGAAAGCATCGCGTAGACTGTTCCAAGTCTCAATATCCCAAATATCATCTATAATCACCAAACACTTTTTCTGGAGTTGAACTTCACGAAGTTTCTCAACGATCTCTGCATCTGTCAACTTTTGAATTTCATCCCTTTTCTCTTTAGTTGGAGAGAGAAGCTTGATCAGAATTTCTTCCCAAACACGTCTTCTTTGACATTGTTGTGAGATATATGACCAAGTGCGGAACTCAAAGTGCTTCTTGACTTCGGGGTGGTTATAAACCATCTTGGCAAGAGTGGTCTTCCCCAGACCACCCATACCACATATGGAAGCGACTCTTTTGCCTTCCCCTTCTTTCAGCAAAAACTCCACCAATTTATTTAGATCATCGTCAAACCCAACGACGTCATGGTCAAGATGAGAAAATGTTTGCCTTTCCTCTCGCTTCCTCTCATTAAAAGAACTGGATCCGCCTCCTCTTATCATAGATTCTCTTATCCCATAGTCTCGAAAACTTgttttcaaactagaaatttttgTCATGATATCTTCAATCTTTGACCCAACCTGGTGCACTGTAATTCCTTCATCAAAGATGCAACTACACCTCTTGAGGACCTTTTGTACACCTCCTCCCTCTCTGGATCCAACTGTGAGAGCATAAGTCGCAATAATATCATCTGCATTATAAGCAAGATCTCTTATTTCAGCAACCCACCGTCTTACAGTCTCTGATTCATCCTGCCTCGCATCTGCATCTTTTAACAAGCCTTGCATCAGATTGAGCTCAGATTGTAGCAGCTCAACTTGGTTACTCACCCCGGACAAGAATTTTCCTTCTTGTACGAGCAAGTCACCAATCCTTGTCACGACACCGGAAACAACAGCCTCGGCCATTTCGCTTCAccgaaaagaagaagaatggatcGAATGTCTTGAATGTTAGTTTGCTCACATTTTGAAAGAA
This genomic window contains:
- the LOC115968104 gene encoding putative disease resistance protein At1g50180, whose protein sequence is MAEAVVSGVVTRIGDLLVQEGKFLSGVSNQVELLQSELNLMQGLLKDADARQDESETVRRWVAEIRDLAYNADDIIATYALTVGSREGGGVQKVLKRCSCIFDEGITVHQVGSKIEDIMTKISSLKTSFRDYGIRESMIRGGGSSSFNERKREERQTFSHLDHDVVGFDDDLNKLVEFLLKEGEGKRVASICGMGGLGKTTLAKMVYNHPEVKKHFEFRTWSYISQQCQRRRVWEEILIKLLSPTKEKRDEIQKLTDAEIVEKLREVQLQKKCLVIIDDIWDIETWNSLRDAFPLKNIGSKILLTSRNKQVSLHVDTKGFLYELQTLSKERSWELLEKIAISRIKDSVTNTNKPDIEKIGKEMIEYCGGLPLAITVLGGLLATKQTLDEWEDVLKHIKSYIFKEDDLRVNKVLSLSYNDLPCHLKPCFLYLGHFPEDFEILAEELIQMWMGEGFILQISHEEDSEDTMEYEGEQYLWELMQRCMVQVGEISKLGRIETCRIHDLMRDFCISKAQQENFLQITKKNIHSMEGSQRRIGKIRRLAITLESNDNFLTRIKFSEYPYLRLKTMPDGLRFVTTLRQLKITNMYKSFKDKLDEGGLDFDKVKHVPSLVFQNCDGEWASNSDYRDNIMHNFP